From a region of the Desulfuromonas sp. KJ2020 genome:
- a CDS encoding YkgJ family cysteine cluster protein, with amino-acid sequence MVIRRILREYEKLLASADRWFDTCTSAAGEAITCRKGCAQCCRGLFDITLLDAWLLKEAFDRLPATVRQPVLAKALVRLEALQEEWPQLQPPYLLNLLPHEEWMETPEDDLTPCSLLDEQGLCLVYEARPLTCRLHGLPHVDVSGEVFAEEWCTLNFVGTDPLKKAELRWHFRQTFLQQLQLMRELTQQLTGYPVHEVDTFIPLALLADYTACDWRALGLQSPPSSLVDKT; translated from the coding sequence ATGGTAATCCGCCGGATTCTACGGGAATACGAAAAATTGCTGGCGAGCGCCGATCGCTGGTTCGATACCTGTACCAGCGCCGCTGGAGAGGCCATCACCTGCCGGAAGGGGTGCGCCCAGTGTTGCCGGGGCCTCTTCGATATCACCCTGCTCGATGCCTGGCTGCTCAAAGAGGCTTTCGATCGCCTGCCCGCCACGGTGCGCCAGCCGGTGCTGGCCAAGGCGCTGGTACGTTTGGAGGCTCTGCAGGAGGAGTGGCCCCAGCTGCAACCCCCCTATCTTCTCAACCTGCTCCCCCACGAAGAGTGGATGGAGACCCCCGAAGACGATCTCACCCCGTGCTCGCTGCTCGATGAACAGGGGCTGTGCCTGGTCTATGAGGCGCGGCCTCTGACCTGCCGTCTGCACGGCCTGCCGCACGTCGATGTGAGTGGGGAGGTTTTTGCCGAGGAGTGGTGCACTTTAAACTTTGTCGGGACGGATCCGCTCAAAAAGGCAGAGCTGCGCTGGCACTTTCGCCAGACCTTTCTCCAGCAGCTCCAGTTGATGCGGGAGTTGACGCAGCAGTTGACAGGATATCCCGTTCACGAGGTCGACACCTTCATCCCGCTTGCGCTGCTGGCCGATTACACGGCCTGCGATTGGCGGGCTCTGGGTCTGCAAAGCCCTCCCTCATCTCTCGTCGACAAGACTTAG